In Reichenbachiella agarivorans, one genomic interval encodes:
- the serS gene encoding serine--tRNA ligase — MLLVSEIIDNKDQFVAGLEKRGIENALLLLDEVIALDNKRKATQTEQDEALAEANQLAKSIGSLMKEGKKQEADQAKQKSSELKIKTKDLGQVLESTKIELENKLYQIPNIPNEDVPTGKSEEDNEVIFAVDSLPELTENALAHWDLIKKYDIIDFDLGVKITGAGFPVYKGKGARLQRSLVNFFLDEAEKAGYYEIQPPIVVNEASGYGTGQLPDKEGQMYHLTDTDMYLIPTAEVPLTNLYRDVILDEKELPIKNVGFTPCFRREAGSWGAHVRGLNRLHQFDKVEIVQIQHPDKSFETLDQMVKHVESLLKKLELPYRILKLCAGDLGFTSCITYDFEVYSAGQKRWLEVSSVSNFKTYQANRLKLRYKDENNKKHLLHTLNGSALALPRIMAAILENGQTENGIQIPAVLRPYTQFDTID, encoded by the coding sequence ATGTTATTGGTATCAGAAATAATAGACAACAAAGATCAATTTGTTGCAGGGTTAGAAAAAAGAGGAATTGAGAATGCTTTGTTGCTCCTAGATGAGGTCATTGCTCTTGACAACAAGAGAAAAGCCACTCAAACAGAGCAGGATGAGGCTTTGGCAGAGGCCAATCAGCTAGCCAAGTCAATCGGCTCTCTCATGAAGGAGGGTAAAAAACAAGAAGCAGACCAGGCAAAACAAAAATCTTCCGAGCTTAAAATCAAGACCAAGGATTTGGGTCAAGTGTTGGAAAGTACCAAGATAGAACTGGAAAATAAACTCTATCAAATCCCAAATATACCTAATGAAGACGTCCCCACAGGTAAGTCAGAAGAAGACAATGAAGTCATATTTGCTGTAGATAGTCTCCCTGAGTTGACCGAAAATGCTTTGGCACATTGGGATTTGATCAAAAAATATGACATCATAGATTTTGACTTGGGCGTGAAAATCACAGGGGCTGGATTCCCAGTGTACAAGGGCAAAGGTGCTCGACTACAACGGTCTTTGGTCAATTTTTTCTTAGACGAGGCTGAGAAAGCTGGATACTATGAAATACAACCCCCAATTGTAGTCAACGAAGCTTCTGGATATGGTACAGGTCAGTTGCCTGACAAAGAAGGTCAGATGTACCACCTCACTGATACGGATATGTATCTGATTCCAACTGCTGAAGTACCGTTGACCAACTTGTACAGAGATGTGATTTTGGATGAAAAGGAATTGCCTATCAAAAATGTAGGTTTTACACCGTGTTTTAGACGTGAAGCAGGGTCATGGGGTGCACATGTGAGAGGGCTCAACCGCCTTCATCAGTTTGATAAGGTAGAGATAGTACAAATACAGCATCCAGACAAGTCATTTGAGACATTGGATCAAATGGTCAAACATGTAGAAAGTTTGCTCAAGAAATTGGAGTTGCCTTATCGGATTCTCAAATTGTGCGCTGGTGATCTAGGTTTCACTTCATGCATCACTTATGACTTTGAAGTGTATTCTGCAGGTCAAAAACGTTGGTTAGAGGTCAGTTCGGTAAGTAATTTCAAAACTTACCAAGCCAACAGACTGAAATTGCGTTACAAGGATGAGAACAACAAAAAGCATTTGTTGCATACTCTAAACGGCAGTGCTTTGGCTCTCCCAAGAATCATGGCCGCCATTCTAGAAAATGGTCAAACAGAAAATGGAATACAGATTCCAGCAGTGCTAAGACCCTATACACAATTCGATACGATTGATTGA
- a CDS encoding DUF4286 family protein — protein sequence MVLYNVTMNVEKEIESEWLQWMKETHVKDVMNTGYFIECKIFQLLSEEPQGTTYAFQYFAKSAKDIQTYQDTYGAKLQMDVISRYGDKVMSFRTLLKQVL from the coding sequence ATGGTTCTTTATAATGTGACAATGAATGTAGAAAAGGAGATCGAGTCAGAATGGCTTCAGTGGATGAAAGAGACTCATGTCAAAGACGTAATGAATACTGGCTACTTTATTGAGTGTAAAATATTTCAACTTTTGAGTGAAGAACCACAAGGAACGACCTACGCTTTTCAATATTTTGCCAAGTCGGCTAAGGATATTCAAACCTACCAAGACACATACGGAGCTAAACTGCAAATGGATGTGATTTCTAGGTATGGAGATAAGGTAATGTCTTTTAGAACACTGCTAAAGCAGGTACTTTAA
- a CDS encoding CHAT domain-containing protein: MKIRIVVIQAFLLSICIYNSAYSQKALGDDHFHKGDTFLLFNKHDSSIYHFEKAREIYVKDKYWRGIIASDNKIAENFCGTFDLDRAMKLAQEAYDLADLHLGEWDIEKANALNNIGNIHYLTGQHELALKEYEKALSIANHEFHEDVLFSAPTSLGIGNVYFGKNQYEEAFKHFQTALETNLAILGENHPYVANSYLSLGNLYRNKGSYNLATEYYEHALRINKKVFGENHPDVATTYVGIADIYSNSGVYELALQYYRQALVIYKKFLHEKNPKYGSIYLGFADVYKNQGDYIQAEQYYQKALDLFSQTIGLEHQNSVQSFLGLGNTYMYQEKFPEALKYYNQVLDINFKLVGENHVNSSAANNNLGSIYYFFGDFDLAIRYFKKALDIDIAIHGSEHPNVANAYHNLARVYGERGDIVSALEFIQSAINSSIIDFDNQNVFVNPILVNFFDNKDLLYYLSYKGELLEEGFRRSENVKGLDISLHSFILSDSLVDQIRQSYTDRRDQIELSDLSSKIYESSINASYSLTRLLNEQNVKLLGTDVSYPKKLKEYQDRFFFFTEKDKGAILFSSLAESNAKSYGGIPETLLYQEKELKDLINNYTQELAANPDSTMVEFYQRELFAANREYEDLIYQFETDYPKYYDLKYDIQITSLDQVQSFLNDSTMMLSYYLASDSIYVTQIEKNNFRITKTYKKRDYDKNLKALRKGILYKSDRVYTKYARMMYEQLFPMEIPKHIKNLIIVQDGLMSTIPFEALLTRDVDSEIPDYGSLPYLVRDYNLSYTFSANLLYKTFRNEKTVRPKAEKDGMIIAPVDFKNALDALRDAKQKSYEESDMAINLRKGIAISESEIPSLPGTEEESKTLSKMFADNGKKADSYLHYNAKEEIAKAGTMDLYNYVHIASHGFVNQEEPEFSGIFMTRDSLTKAEDGILFSGEVYNIDLNAELVTLSACETGLGQIKSGEGIIGLSRALIYAGAKNITVSLWKVSDESTKQLMIEFYSNFLDKPIPNDLNSSLSYAYALKQAKMSLINQGGQFAHPYYWSPFVLIGK; the protein is encoded by the coding sequence GTGAAGATTAGAATTGTTGTAATACAAGCCTTCTTATTATCAATCTGTATTTATAATTCTGCTTATTCCCAAAAGGCGCTAGGTGATGACCACTTTCATAAAGGCGATACCTTTTTGTTATTCAACAAGCACGATAGTTCCATTTATCATTTTGAGAAGGCCAGAGAGATTTATGTAAAGGATAAGTATTGGAGAGGTATTATTGCTTCGGACAACAAGATTGCCGAGAATTTTTGTGGAACCTTTGACCTAGACCGAGCTATGAAGTTGGCTCAAGAAGCTTATGACCTAGCTGATCTACACCTCGGTGAATGGGACATTGAAAAAGCAAATGCACTCAACAACATTGGGAACATTCACTACCTCACAGGCCAACATGAACTGGCGCTCAAGGAATATGAAAAAGCATTATCTATTGCTAATCACGAATTTCACGAAGACGTTCTTTTCTCAGCACCTACTAGTTTGGGTATTGGCAATGTATATTTTGGAAAAAACCAGTATGAAGAAGCTTTCAAGCATTTTCAAACTGCACTAGAGACCAATTTGGCTATTTTGGGTGAAAACCATCCCTATGTAGCCAACTCCTACTTGAGCTTGGGAAACCTCTACCGCAACAAGGGGTCTTACAACCTAGCTACCGAATATTACGAACATGCCCTCAGAATAAATAAGAAGGTCTTTGGAGAGAATCACCCAGATGTCGCCACTACCTATGTAGGTATTGCTGATATTTATTCCAATAGTGGGGTATATGAATTGGCGCTGCAGTATTACCGACAGGCGCTTGTGATATACAAGAAATTTCTCCACGAAAAAAACCCAAAGTATGGATCTATCTATCTAGGCTTTGCTGATGTGTACAAAAACCAAGGTGACTACATCCAAGCAGAACAATATTACCAGAAAGCTTTGGATCTATTTTCTCAAACAATTGGGTTAGAACATCAAAATAGCGTCCAGAGCTTTTTAGGTCTCGGCAACACGTATATGTATCAGGAAAAATTCCCTGAGGCATTGAAATACTACAACCAAGTATTGGACATCAATTTTAAGCTAGTAGGAGAGAATCACGTCAACTCATCAGCTGCCAACAACAACCTAGGCAGTATTTATTATTTCTTTGGTGATTTTGACCTTGCCATTCGTTATTTCAAAAAGGCATTGGACATAGATATTGCGATCCATGGCTCAGAACACCCCAATGTCGCCAATGCCTATCACAACCTAGCTCGGGTGTATGGTGAGCGGGGAGATATAGTATCTGCATTGGAGTTTATTCAAAGTGCAATCAATTCAAGTATCATTGATTTTGACAACCAAAATGTTTTCGTCAATCCAATTTTGGTCAACTTCTTTGACAACAAGGATTTGCTTTATTACTTGAGCTACAAGGGAGAGTTATTGGAAGAAGGTTTTAGAAGGAGTGAAAATGTAAAAGGCTTGGATATTTCTCTACACAGCTTCATCTTGAGTGATAGTTTGGTCGATCAGATCAGACAATCATATACTGACCGCAGAGACCAGATAGAGCTGAGCGACCTGTCTAGCAAAATTTATGAATCATCTATCAATGCTTCTTATTCATTGACGCGATTGCTCAATGAACAAAACGTGAAATTGTTGGGTACAGATGTATCCTATCCCAAAAAACTTAAGGAGTATCAGGATAGATTTTTCTTCTTTACCGAAAAGGACAAAGGAGCAATCTTATTTTCTTCTTTGGCTGAATCCAATGCAAAATCATATGGTGGGATTCCTGAGACGCTCCTGTACCAAGAGAAGGAGTTAAAAGATTTGATCAACAATTACACGCAAGAGTTGGCCGCCAATCCTGACAGTACAATGGTAGAATTTTACCAAAGAGAGCTCTTTGCAGCGAATCGAGAATATGAAGACTTGATTTATCAGTTCGAAACCGATTATCCAAAATATTATGATTTGAAGTACGACATCCAAATTACGAGTTTGGATCAGGTCCAATCATTTTTGAACGATTCTACCATGATGCTCTCTTATTACTTGGCCTCTGACAGCATCTATGTCACACAAATAGAGAAGAATAATTTTAGGATTACTAAAACCTACAAAAAGCGTGATTATGACAAAAATCTAAAGGCGCTGAGAAAGGGTATTTTGTATAAGAGTGACAGGGTATATACCAAATATGCCCGAATGATGTACGAGCAGTTGTTCCCGATGGAAATCCCCAAGCACATCAAGAATTTGATCATTGTGCAAGATGGATTGATGTCGACTATTCCATTTGAAGCACTGCTGACCCGAGATGTAGATTCAGAGATTCCTGATTATGGCTCACTGCCCTATTTGGTGAGAGATTACAATTTATCATATACCTTCTCTGCCAATTTGCTTTACAAGACTTTTAGGAACGAAAAGACGGTCAGACCCAAAGCAGAAAAGGATGGAATGATTATCGCTCCAGTGGATTTCAAAAATGCACTGGATGCCTTGAGAGATGCAAAACAAAAATCCTACGAGGAGTCTGATATGGCGATCAACTTGAGAAAAGGAATTGCTATATCTGAAAGTGAAATCCCCTCTCTGCCAGGCACTGAAGAAGAGTCCAAGACGCTTTCAAAAATGTTTGCTGACAATGGGAAAAAAGCAGATAGCTACCTCCATTATAACGCTAAGGAAGAAATTGCCAAAGCAGGCACGATGGATCTTTACAACTATGTACATATCGCGTCACATGGTTTTGTGAATCAGGAAGAGCCAGAGTTTTCAGGAATCTTTATGACGAGAGACTCTTTGACCAAAGCAGAGGATGGCATTTTGTTCTCTGGAGAGGTGTACAACATAGATTTGAATGCCGAGCTAGTGACACTCTCTGCATGTGAAACAGGGTTGGGACAAATCAAAAGTGGTGAAGGAATTATCGGGCTTTCGAGAGCTTTGATATATGCAGGTGCCAAGAATATCACAGTATCTCTCTGGAAAGTGTCTGATGAATCTACCAAACAATTGATGATTGAATTTTACAGCAACTTCTTAGACAAGCCTATACCTAATGACTTGAACAGCAGTTTGAGTTATGCATATGCCCTAAAACAAGCAAAGATGAGCTTAATCAACCAAGGTGGTCAATTTGCTCATCCATACTATTGGTCTCCTTTTGTCCTGATCGGAAAATAA
- a CDS encoding NUMOD4 domain-containing protein, with the protein MGYQRIERISEVWKTIEGFSNYEVSNQGAIRRKARKTWHSGSKKDIFLKERVMRQRWNKSCKCFFLDLLNDEGNRKTVYPHKEVANAFCINVLPEIHTMIVHLDNNPKNNDSTNLEWVSPSEHMSFQFEVGNKDNFKVWKTRKKRYKNGFKDQPQTSFKQEVRKMA; encoded by the coding sequence ATGGGATATCAAAGAATAGAAAGAATAAGTGAGGTTTGGAAAACCATTGAAGGATTTTCCAATTATGAGGTATCAAACCAAGGTGCAATCAGAAGAAAGGCAAGAAAGACATGGCATAGCGGTTCAAAAAAGGATATTTTTCTCAAAGAACGTGTCATGAGACAGCGATGGAACAAAAGCTGCAAATGCTTTTTCCTTGATTTGCTCAACGATGAAGGCAACAGAAAGACAGTCTATCCACACAAAGAAGTAGCCAATGCATTTTGCATCAATGTGCTCCCAGAAATACACACCATGATTGTTCATCTGGATAACAATCCCAAAAACAATGATTCTACGAATTTAGAGTGGGTTTCACCTTCTGAGCACATGTCGTTCCAGTTTGAAGTGGGCAACAAAGACAATTTCAAGGTTTGGAAAACGAGAAAGAAAAGATATAAAAACGGATTCAAAGATCAACCTCAAACTTCTTTCAAACAAGAAGTTCGAAAAATGGCATAA
- the rho gene encoding transcription termination factor Rho encodes MYNIEELNDRLLSELKEIAEGLGVKNFKRAAKKELIYKILDEQAVNPEPAKQIKAKESQSKAETVIAEKPADTERKPKSEPRPERREEKSPADKSADDVLKSFDLDIDGSGAKASAEKPKAEAQPRREPREAKPQREPREQREPKEQKQPSEQGQPKSEADSSDVEKAERQENRERQDREKRPEKNSKKAEYNNSVKDFDGVIENGGVLEIMQDGYGFLRSGDYNYLASPDDIYVSPSQIKLFGLKTGDSVIGQIRPPKDGEKYFALLKVTTVNGKTTEEIRDRVPFEYLTPLFPEEKLNLSYKATDYSTRIMDLFSPIGKGQRGMIVAQPKTGKTVLLKNVANAIAQNHPEVYLMILLIDERPEEVTDMARSVKAEVIASTFDEQAERHVKVANIVLEKAKRMVECGHDVVILLDSITRLARAHNTVVPSSGKILSGGVDANALHKPKRFFGAARNVENGGSLTILATALIETGSKMDEVIFEEFKGTGNMELQLDRKLSNKRVYPAIDIPASGTRREDLLMDKDELSKVWILRKFMDDMNSAEAMEFLLGKMKGTRNNEEFLISMNG; translated from the coding sequence ATGTACAACATCGAAGAATTGAATGACAGACTACTGTCTGAGCTAAAGGAAATAGCTGAGGGTCTGGGAGTCAAAAATTTTAAAAGAGCCGCAAAAAAAGAGCTTATCTACAAAATACTGGACGAACAAGCGGTCAATCCAGAGCCTGCCAAACAAATCAAAGCCAAAGAGTCTCAATCCAAAGCAGAGACAGTTATTGCCGAAAAACCAGCTGATACAGAAAGAAAACCCAAATCAGAACCTAGACCAGAAAGAAGAGAAGAAAAATCCCCAGCAGATAAAAGTGCTGACGATGTATTGAAATCTTTTGATTTGGATATAGATGGGTCTGGAGCCAAAGCCTCAGCTGAAAAGCCTAAAGCTGAAGCACAACCAAGAAGAGAGCCAAGAGAAGCAAAACCACAAAGAGAACCAAGAGAGCAAAGGGAGCCAAAAGAACAGAAGCAACCAAGCGAACAAGGACAGCCCAAGAGTGAGGCTGACTCTAGTGATGTTGAAAAGGCAGAACGCCAAGAAAATAGAGAACGTCAGGACAGAGAAAAACGCCCTGAGAAAAATTCTAAAAAAGCCGAGTACAACAACAGTGTCAAGGATTTTGATGGTGTGATCGAAAACGGTGGTGTACTAGAAATCATGCAAGATGGATATGGTTTCTTGAGATCAGGAGATTACAACTATTTGGCTAGTCCAGACGATATTTATGTTTCTCCATCGCAAATCAAGTTGTTTGGATTGAAAACTGGTGACTCGGTGATTGGCCAAATTAGACCTCCAAAAGACGGTGAAAAATATTTTGCACTATTGAAAGTGACAACTGTCAACGGTAAGACGACAGAAGAAATCAGAGACAGAGTGCCATTTGAGTACTTGACTCCTTTGTTCCCAGAGGAAAAATTGAACTTGAGCTATAAGGCTACAGACTACTCTACTAGAATCATGGATTTGTTCTCACCGATTGGTAAGGGACAAAGAGGCATGATCGTAGCACAACCAAAGACAGGTAAAACAGTCTTGTTGAAAAATGTAGCAAACGCTATCGCACAAAATCACCCTGAAGTCTACCTAATGATCTTGTTGATCGATGAACGACCAGAGGAAGTAACAGACATGGCTCGTAGTGTAAAGGCAGAAGTGATTGCTTCTACGTTTGACGAACAAGCAGAGAGACATGTGAAAGTTGCCAATATAGTGTTGGAAAAAGCCAAGAGAATGGTTGAATGCGGTCATGACGTAGTGATCCTGTTGGACTCAATTACAAGACTCGCTCGTGCACACAATACGGTAGTACCTTCTAGTGGCAAGATCCTTTCGGGTGGTGTGGATGCCAATGCCCTGCACAAACCAAAGAGATTCTTTGGTGCTGCAAGAAATGTAGAAAACGGTGGTTCTTTGACTATTCTAGCTACTGCATTGATAGAAACAGGTTCGAAAATGGACGAAGTAATCTTCGAAGAATTCAAAGGAACGGGTAACATGGAACTTCAACTGGATCGTAAACTATCTAACAAGAGAGTGTATCCAGCAATCGACATCCCAGCATCAGGGACAAGAAGAGAAGATCTGTTGATGGACAAAGACGAATTGTCCAAAGTATGGATCTTAAGGAAATTCATGGACGATATGAACTCAGCAGAAGCCATGGAATTCTTACTAGGCAAGATGAAAGGAACCAGAAACAATGAGGAGTTTTTAATCTCAATGAACGGTTAA
- a CDS encoding OmpL47-type beta-barrel domain-containing protein produces MRKVFTILLLCPLYLFAQEKPAVDANYYVGEDGKLYWHGKKPVYIFIADNPEGANAHKLESQIHPQFTNPLYLDTEGINYFRTNWAADSSLKQMVPKVEVLFEVYRDSNPPVTSVSYTGAQKFKGADGVQYYGKNLSLSAVASDKHSGVQKTFYSIDNAPFAVYSDSIPLNTDKKFDVKVYSADNTGNVEAIQMFDFVVDMKSPVSEYSVHNDRSGMIFSPRTYLKIKSTDLGSGISKVVYQIDDQAEKTFTDQINLSTLSDGNHKIKFYAYDNVKNKEEEQIIDFYLDSTVPTVEATVVGDQYQNRGRVFISTRTKVKLVAEDNKAGVKTIKYSINGAEPETYYEPFELNKEQGHHVVTYFATDKVNNTLEGKLEEANLSRSSLDIDMVAPEISYDFKGRKHVSRDTTFVTSQSEIALSALDKDSGIKDLGYKINGGQGQTYSGPIKLEEEGFYTIDFYGTDQVNNRNTKSFFFVVDNTGPAIEHILSMEPIGTISLEEKSGVPIKVYSQGVKLFLGATDKTIDTDKVFYTLDNQAEIEYIKPITIQKKGLVTYQVRATDKLGNETRSEKFEIFIK; encoded by the coding sequence ATGAGAAAGGTTTTTACAATTCTTCTATTGTGTCCCTTGTACCTTTTCGCTCAAGAAAAACCAGCGGTAGACGCCAACTATTATGTTGGAGAAGATGGTAAACTATATTGGCATGGAAAAAAACCTGTTTATATCTTCATAGCTGACAATCCAGAAGGTGCTAATGCGCATAAACTGGAGAGTCAAATACATCCACAATTTACTAATCCTTTATACCTTGATACTGAGGGGATTAATTACTTTAGAACCAATTGGGCAGCAGATTCATCGCTCAAGCAAATGGTACCAAAAGTGGAAGTTTTATTTGAAGTATATAGAGACAGCAACCCTCCCGTCACTTCGGTTTCTTACACAGGGGCTCAAAAATTCAAAGGTGCTGATGGTGTCCAGTACTATGGGAAAAACCTAAGTTTGAGCGCTGTAGCCAGTGACAAACACTCTGGGGTGCAAAAGACATTTTATTCTATTGACAATGCTCCTTTTGCTGTTTATTCTGATTCTATCCCACTGAACACAGATAAAAAATTTGATGTAAAAGTCTACTCTGCAGACAATACTGGCAATGTAGAAGCCATCCAAATGTTCGATTTTGTGGTGGATATGAAAAGCCCTGTCTCTGAGTATTCGGTTCACAATGATCGAAGTGGGATGATTTTTTCTCCGAGAACCTACTTGAAAATAAAATCTACTGATTTGGGATCTGGTATTTCTAAAGTGGTTTACCAAATAGACGACCAAGCAGAAAAGACATTTACAGATCAAATCAATCTATCCACACTGTCCGACGGCAATCACAAGATTAAATTCTATGCGTATGACAATGTGAAAAACAAAGAAGAAGAACAGATTATTGACTTCTATCTTGATAGTACAGTACCTACGGTAGAAGCGACCGTGGTTGGTGACCAATACCAGAATAGAGGTAGGGTTTTCATTTCGACAAGAACAAAAGTAAAACTGGTAGCGGAAGACAACAAGGCAGGAGTAAAGACTATCAAATACTCTATCAACGGAGCTGAGCCAGAAACTTACTATGAACCCTTCGAGTTAAACAAAGAACAGGGCCATCATGTGGTGACTTATTTCGCTACAGATAAGGTCAACAATACCTTGGAAGGAAAATTGGAGGAAGCCAATCTGAGCCGTTCTTCCCTAGATATAGACATGGTAGCACCAGAAATTTCTTATGATTTCAAAGGCCGTAAGCATGTGTCACGTGACACTACTTTTGTCACTAGTCAATCAGAGATTGCTCTTTCTGCCTTGGACAAAGACAGTGGAATCAAAGATTTAGGTTACAAAATCAATGGTGGCCAAGGTCAAACGTATTCAGGACCAATCAAGCTTGAAGAAGAAGGTTTCTACACCATCGATTTTTATGGCACGGATCAAGTCAACAACCGAAACACAAAGTCATTCTTCTTTGTAGTTGACAATACGGGCCCTGCTATTGAGCATATTTTGAGTATGGAACCAATTGGTACGATCTCTTTAGAAGAAAAATCAGGAGTGCCTATCAAGGTTTATTCTCAAGGGGTAAAATTATTCCTTGGTGCTACTGACAAGACCATCGATACAGACAAGGTATTCTATACTCTGGATAACCAAGCTGAAATTGAGTACATTAAGCCAATTACGATTCAGAAGAAAGGATTGGTTACTTATCAGGTAAGAGCCACGGATAAGCTTGGCAATGAGACTAGATCTGAAAAATTCGAAATATTTATCAAGTAA
- a CDS encoding GNAT family N-acetyltransferase: protein MSDDYHIRKGVEADLPTVLELIKELAIYERALHEVSNTIEMMKRDGFGEEPVFGFLVAVSSETGRIVGLSLYYYRYSTWKGKRLYLEDLIVTESERGKGVGKLLMDHTIEFGKSQNCTGMMWQALDWNEPALNFYKLYGATFDSEWVNCHLDFA from the coding sequence ATGAGTGACGACTACCATATCCGCAAAGGAGTAGAAGCAGACTTGCCTACAGTATTGGAGCTGATCAAAGAATTGGCCATATATGAGCGGGCTTTGCATGAAGTCAGCAATACCATCGAGATGATGAAGAGGGATGGATTTGGAGAGGAACCGGTCTTTGGCTTTTTGGTGGCAGTGTCTAGTGAGACGGGTCGGATTGTGGGTTTGTCGCTGTACTACTATAGATACTCCACCTGGAAAGGTAAGAGACTCTATCTCGAAGACCTCATTGTCACCGAATCAGAGCGTGGCAAAGGGGTTGGCAAATTACTCATGGATCATACCATCGAGTTTGGCAAAAGCCAAAACTGTACAGGCATGATGTGGCAGGCATTGGATTGGAATGAGCCTGCTCTCAATTTCTACAAACTATATGGGGCAACTTTTGACAGTGAGTGGGTCAATTGCCATCTGGATTTTGCTTAA